The window CAATAATTGATGATTTAAAGCTGTCATTTTGGACAGCTTCTTTTTTATGTGTTCGTTTTCTCATATAACCACTTTGCTCATTATTATTAAATCAATCTATGAAAAAGCCCCCTTGAAACAGACAAAGCTACCTTTGGAATGAGCGAACAAGATATTCAGTTTAACTTACTATCCGTAGTCGATGAGGGTAATTATGGAAAATGTGTTTGATTATGAAGATATTCATTTAATTCCTGCAAAAAGTGTAGTTAAAAGTCGGTCTGAGTGTGATACAACTGTTGAATTAGGTGGGCATACATTTAAGTTGCCTGTGGTACCTGCAAATATGCAAACTATTATAGCGATTTATTTAGCAGAAAATGATTACTTTTATATCATGCATCGTTTTGAACCTGAGAAGCGATTATCCTTTATTAAGGATATGAAATCAGTTGGATTAATCTCCTCGATTAGTGTTGGAGTTAAGGATGAGGAGTATGGATTTATTCAAACATTATCAGATCAACAGCTGGTACCGGAATATATTACGATGGATATCGCACATGGCCATTCCGATGCGGTGATTAAGATGATTCAGCATATTAAGAAATACTTACCAAACAGTTTTGTTATTGCGGGGAACGTTGGAACTCCTGAAGCAGTCAGGGAGTTGGAGTATGCAGGTGCGGATGCCACTAAAGTAGGGATTGGACCAGGGAAGGTATGTATCACTAAAGATAAAAACAGGATTTGGAACGGGAGGTTGGCAACTAGCTGCTTTACGTTGGTGTGAAAAGGCTGCGAGTAAGCCGATTATTGCAGACGGAGGGATCCGAACACATGGTGATATAGCAAAATCAATCAGATTTGGGCCAACGATGTTGATGATTGGGTCGTTATTTGCTGGTCATGAAGAATCACCTGGAGAAACAAACGAGAAGGATGGTAGGCTCTATAAGGAATACTTTGGTTCAGCTTCAGAATTTCAAAAAGGGGAAAAGAAAAATGTTGAAGGTAAGAAAATTTTGGTGGAGCACAAAGGTTTCTTAAAAGATACTTTGAAGGAAATGAAGCTAAGATCTACAATCCTCTATAATATACGGGAGGAAGAAAGTGAGAAGCTATACGCCATATAGATTATGTCGAGGTTAAGAATTCAATCTTTAAAGGTGATAAGATTTTTTAACGGTTTGTAAAATTTTTTTGTTCTATTTGTGGTTATTCACAGTTGTGCAAGATTTATTATATCTACTTAACTGTGATTTCGAGTGATTGAATAAAAAAATGGAAGTTCCAAAGGAGCTTCCATTTCTGCCTTTTCTATTGTTTGCCTTCAGTGAAAATTTGAAATGTGATGCCGAACTTGTCTGTAACGATTGCGTATGCTGGACTGAAAAACGTTTCCTGTATCGGCATTTTTACTTCACCTTCTTGCTGGAGGGCTTCATAAATTTGTTTTGATTTTTCAATGTCGTCTGATGTAATACAAATGGTCACCTGATTACCAGATTGGCTTTGTTGACCTGGAAAATTATCAGAGAACATTAGGTCTGTCTCACCAATTCTAATCATTGCGTGAGACACAAGTTCCTTTGCTTCATCTGGTAAAGGCGCATTAGGGTTTCCTGGCATTTCACCAAATTCTTGGGTGAAAATAACTTTAGCATCTAAGGCAGTTTCATAAAATTGGATTGCTTGCTTTGCATTTCCGTTCATCATTAAATAGGGATTTAATCGCATGGTCATGTGCTTAGCTCCTTCGTTAAAATGATTTATTTACTGTGCTTGGATTTTTTGTGAGTACTCTATGACTCACTACTCCCTTTAATTCGGGATATAATACTATTTTACCTTCTAGTCTTATCCATTAAGTATCGTTTATATAATTGATATCTAGAAAGACTGGTATTATGTACTTCTCTGCGCCGTGTGGTAGACAATTTGGGGCTAATTTGATGCTTGGTTACTCCAAAGCACATGGAGTATGTGAAGGAGCGCAAATTTAGCCGAAACGGTAAATCCAGCGCACCAAGGTAAGACTTTGTTTGTATCTCATTTAGGTTATTCAAACTTTCCTTATTTCAGGATTTGATACATCCTTTTAATCGTTTCAACGTGTAAGGCCTCATGGTAAATACTAAACAAGAGAATTTCACCTGTTGTATTAAAGGTAAAACCTGCTTTAGTTTTAAATGGATTTAACAGGGGTTCATTTAAGCGCCCAGACAAAATGTCCTTTATTCTTGTTCTTTGTTCAGTCATAGCGGTTAAAATCTCTGAAATAGTTGGTGGTGTGTCCATCCAATCAGTTGGTTTTGTTCCACCTCCAAAAAAGGCCACAAAATCTTTTGGTATTTTAGGTTCTTCCCCCAATCGTTCTATGACTAACTTTTCTTGAACGAATACGATGTGGCCGAAGTTCCAACGGATGTTATTGTTAAAGCCATTTGGGACCTCATTTGCTATATCTTCTGGAATTTTCTGAAATAATAGTTCTGTCATTCCACGAACCGTTTCCATATGATTAAAAATCAACTTTTCCATAAATCAAGCTCCTTATTAAATGATGTTAGATTTTGCCTTCTTCTCCATGAAAAATATCTCAGAAAATCCTGCAAATTGCAATGACAGCCGAAAAAATAAGTCTTTGTCACCACAGCTTTTCAGGAATTAATAAAACAAAAGGCTCAGTAACAAGGGTTTGATATCTGTTTTCAAAACATCCGGGTATTCTATTTAGGTTAAAGAGGTCTTAAAGACTATTTGTCGAATTATTTATCGTGAAAAGGATGTATTAATAGTGAATCTACCAAACGAGGTGGTGCAGGAATGGAAAAAGCTTTTATTTTTGATATGGATGGAGTCATCATTAATAGCGAACCAATTCATGATATGGTCGACATAGAGGTTGCAACAGAATTTAAGATTCATTTAGATCATTACCGCCTGCAAAGGTATGTTGGCATGAGAGCAAGAGACGTTTGGGAGTCCATCATTAATGAGGATCAGCTACCTTTAAAGGTTGAACAGCTTTTATTAATTGCTGATAAAAGGAAAGTGAATTTTATAGAAGCGAGTTATATCCAGCCTATAAAAGGTATTACGGGACTGCTACAGCAATTAAAAGAATCAAATTACAGAATTGCCCTTGCTTCATCTTCATCTATTGAAATGATTGAAGCGATCTTAAATAAGTTAGGTATTGATTCATATTTTGAATTCAAAGTAAGTGGAGATGAGGTTAATATTGGAAAACCAGCACCGGATATATACCTTGAAACCGCTCGGAGATTGAACGTCCTCCCTAACAACTGTACCGTGCTTGAGGATTCAGAACACGGCATAGAGGCAGGAAATGCGGCAGGGATGAAGACAATAGGCTTCGCTAATCCGGGATCAGGAAACCAAGATCTTACTAAGGCCAACTATATTGTAAATTCAATAGAAGATGTTTTTGGCCTAATATAATGTTCACATAAGGTGTACACGGTTTAAAATATATTTCCAATTTGGGAGGAAACAATGCTGAAAATACGTAACGTAGAAATGAAAGATTTACCTGAGCTTGTCGTTATAGAGAATCTTTGCTTCACAAAAGAAGAGGCAGCGTCAAAAGAAGCGTTTACTAGTCGGATTCAAATCATTCCAGATAGTTTTTTTGTAGCTGAAAAGGATGGTGTGATTGTGGGTTTAGTCAATGGTCCCGTCATTGAAACGCCCTTCATTACAGACGACTTATTTGATAATATAAAGGCAAATCCAGCATCTGGCGGTCATCAAAGTATTTTAGGACTAGCGGTGTCCCCAAATATTCAAAAAAAAGGTGTGGCATCATCATTACTTGCACATCTGGAAAAAGAGGCAAGAGCGAACATACGAGAAACGGTTACACTTACCTGCAAAGAGAATCTAATTCGCTTTTATGAGAAATATGGATACATAAACAGTGGTCTTTCCAGCTCGGGGCATGGTGGTGTCACTTGGCACAACATGATGAAAAAATTAATTTAGGATAAAATAAACTTTTTTTGAGGTAAAACAATGGAAAAATTAATCAATATAACCTTTGACGATATTAATCAGCCGGGGCGAGTTGTTTATGAAAATGATCTTTATATTCAAGTTCAAGACCCTGAGATGTTACAGATGTATGATTATAATTTCATTCAGTTTAAAAGATTGCCATCTTTGGTTGAATTTAAGGAAGCTGCAGCTTATTTAAGAGCCTATCATTTTATTAATGGACAAAACCACGTAAAGTTTTATTTTTCATCAAATGAAAAGTTGACATCGGAACTAAAGGAATATTTTATTAATATGTATTACTGTTTTAGCTATTTAGAATTGTATGCAATCCAACCAGATCAATTTCCACCAGTGGACGATGATTTTGAAATCGAAATTCAACCAGTTTCAAATGAAAATTTCCAGTCCTTCATAAAATTCCATTATGAGAAAGATCTTGAAAATGGTTCTGAATTTGCAGCACAAAAACGAGGAATGAACGTCCGGAATTTTCAGAACGAAAAAGTAATGCAGCTAATTGCCTTCTTTAATGGTATTCCTGCGGGTACTTTGGATGTCTATATTCGGGAAAACACAGCAGAGATTGATAGCTTATTTGTTCGACCATCATTTCAAAAAAAGGGAATTGGGAGTATGCTACAAAAGTTTGTTATGAATCAGTTTTTTGACAAGACCGTGATTTTAGTTGCCGATGGGGAAGATACACCTCGAGAAATGTATAGAAAACAACATTATCAGTATCTAGGATTTAAATATGTAGTAATGAAAATATTTTAACGTTATCGGCCATTTAAGACGATTTTCTATACCAATTTAGTGCATTCTTAAACAGTACCTTACTGGCTTGTTCCTCCGAAAGTGTGTTGAAAATTAGGTCTATATCGGAAAATTGAAAAGGTCTTTTCGCTCTTGTTGAGGGGAGATCTGTACCAAACATAAGTGCGTCGGGGTTTACAGAATGTATCTTTCGAATGGCTTCACTGGGATCAAAATCAATTCTACCAAAACCAGTCGCTTTAACTCTAATTCCTTTTTCAACTAAAGATAAAAGCATGGGAAAGCCGCTTTTCGATAAACCAAGATGGTCGATTGAAACAGCGGGGAGCTTTGTAATGATTGGAGAAATCTCCGCTAGTGCGTTAGAATGAATGTACAGTTCCGTATGCCAGTTTACTAATTCATAAACCCGTCTCGAAAAATAATCAATATGGGAGATATCCTCTGAACCTCCTCGATTCACATTGAAACGGAGTGCTCTCACGCCGAGATTATTAAGCCTAAATAATTCATCATCTGGTGTATTGTAAGGTAATTGGGTTACCCCAACAAAAAGATCTCCCAAAGTTTGTAAGGCATTCTCTAAATACAATTGGTCAAAGCCCTGAAATGAACCTGAAATGATGGCTCCTCCGATAATTTCTAAAGAATTTACGCTGTGTAAATAATCTTGACAATTAAAATAATCTGGTTCAAATCCTTGATTAGGAATCAATGGGAATTTCTGGTCGATAATATGGAAGTGGGAGTCAAATATTTTCATTTTTTTACCTCCAAGCCAATGAAGAGTCCCATAATTTGTTTCATCTAATTCACCTTCAAAGGACTAAATGATTATTTTCTTTCCTGGTATATCCTCATAAAGAGAATGTTGGGAAAAATAAAGGTTATTCTCGGAAACCGCCGAATAAATAAGATTGGAATCCTGTATTTTTTTGAAAAGAGTAATTCAGGTAGATTTTATAAAAAGGCTGTTTTCGTAAAGTTTGTTGCTATTTTTGAAAAGAGAAGTATGGTTGATTTCCGCTCCAGGATGCTCGCTTTCCGCGGGGCGGGCGGTGAGCCTCCTCGGCGCTTAAGCGCCTGTGGGGTCTCACCTGTCCCGCTGCTCCCACAGGAGTCTCGCACCTTCCGCTCCAATCAACTTCTTTATCAACGGTTTACTTTCCACAAAACCTATTTTAAAAACAACATTCTTTTAGAAAAAAGCCTATAAATAACACTATTTATTTTTGTTTAGAAAGGAAGGGTTGTTTGGAAATGTATGATAATAAGGAATCATCTGTAATAGAAGGAAAACCCACAGGAAGTATATTCGCGAACAGAATTGTCCTAGCAATTATGACTTCAAATTTCTTACTGCAGCTAGGTATTTGGGTAAGAAATTTTGCCATTTTATTATACGTTACAGAAATAACTGATAATGATCCGGTTTATGTTTCATTAATTTCTGTTGCTGAGTTCGCACCTATATTTCTCTTTTCATTTATTGGTGGTACTTTTGCAGACAGGTGGAAGCCCAAACTTACAATGGTAACATGCGATATATTATCCGCAGTATCTGTCTTTGTTGTGTTAATTACTCTCGTTTATGGATCTTGGCAGACGATCTTTTTTGCTACTCTTGTTTCAGCAATTTTATCCCAATTCTCAATGCCTTCAGCGATGAGACTGTTAAAGCAGCATGTACCTGGAGAGCAATTACAATCTGTTATGGCCATGTTCCAATCCTTGATGGCCATTTTTATGGTTATCGGTCCCGTCATTGGTGGATTTGTTTACCAAAAGTTTGGTATCTATACTTCTATTGGTGTCATGGGCACTATGTTCCTGCTATCTGGTTTCGTGTTGATGTTACTTCCACGTGATTTTGAAAAGGAAAAATTGGAAGAGGAAAGCAACTTTAAAAAAGAACTTGTTGATGGTTTTCGTTATGTTTTTTCGAACAAAGTACTTAAAGCAATGGGGGCTATTTTTGCTGTCTGCGGCTTAGCTATTGGGCTAATTTCACCGCTCATGATTTTTGTAACGATTGAAAACCTTGGGAAGACGAAAGATTTTCTGCAATGGCTGCTGATGGCTAATGGTGCCGGAATGCTAGTTGGGGGCGGTGTGGTTATGGCCTTTTCAAAAAAGATATCTCCACAAAAGCTTCTGGGTATTGGTATTTTTGCAAGTATGGTTGCCACGATTGGCATTGGATGGTCTACCAGCGTGGTCATAACGATATTATTTCAAATTTTTAATGGTTTATTTTTTCCATGCATCCATATTGGGATTAACACCTTGATCTTAAAAAATACAGATGTGCTATTTGTAGGTCGTGTCAATGGTGTCCTAAATCCTTTATTTATGGGAATGATGGTGATAGGAATGTCAGCTTCGGGGATTCTTAAAGTTCCGCTGACGTTGTTTGGTGTTTATTCCGTATCAGGTGTTTTGTTACTAATTGGAGTGTTCCTGACGGTACCACTTTTTAAAATAGAAGATGATTCCTTACTTCAGCCAGTGGTGGATGAAAAAGATTAGTTCTGATTCATATGAAAAGAATTGGTTGAAAGGGGAGGAAAAAATGAAAATCGTTATCGCTGGTGGTTCGGGGTTTATTGGTCAGAAATTGGTAGATTTCCTCCTCAGTGAAGGGCATGAGATCGTTATTTTAACAAGGCGGCCAAAGAAAGATACTAGGGGAGTGACTTACGTAAAGTGGCTGGAGGAAGGTGCCAATCCTGAAAATGAAATTGGCAGTGCGGATGTTTTTATTAATTTAGCAGGGGTTTCGATCAATGATGGACGTTGGACGAAGAAACACCAGAAGCAAATATACGAAAGTCGGATGACGGCGACTGATGAGTTATTAAGAATAATTGCGGCACTATCTGAAAAGCCATCTGTCCTTATTAATGCAAGTGCAATCGGCATTTACCCTGCATCGGTTGAGGATGTGTACACCGAAGATTCAAAAGAAATGGCCAATGACTTTCTCGCTCGAACTGTCCATGATTGGGAAAAGAAAGCATCGATTGCAGAAAGTGTGGGTGTTCGTGTTGCCTTATTGAGATTTGGTGTAGTACTCGGTAATGAGGGTGGAGCGCTTCCACTCATGACAATGCCTTATAAATTGTTTGTCGGAGGTACAATTGGTTCTGGTAAACAATGGGTGTCTTGGGTGCATGTGGTTGATGTTGTGAGAGCCATCGCTTTTGCTGTCGAAAATGATAGACTAAAAGGTCCTGTCAATGTGACATCGCCTTCCCCAAAAAGGATGGAGGATTTTGGCAAGGTGATTGGCTTATGTTTAAAAAGTCCCCATTGGTTGCCGGTTCCTTCAATTTTAATGAAATTGGCCCTTGGAAAAAAAAGCGCACTTGTCCTCGAAGGGCAATATGTTGTACCAGAAGTTTTAATGAAAAACGGTTTTAGTTTTCTGTTTCCTAACCTTGAATCCGCATTAGGGGATCTGCTTACCAAAACCAAATGAAAAGGAAATCATATTATATTAACGGGTTCCGTTTCCAATATCAAACACATAAAAAATGTAACTAAAAATGACTAACAAAATGTATGTTGATTTGTTAGTCATTTTTTTTGTTGTTTTATGCATAAGTGCTTTAATTTGAAATAGAAAATGCACATCGATTCGCTAAGGTACAATCACTGGTTTACCCCTACATTTTTTGTTGTCATTATAATAACATTTGAGGAACATTCTATTCATGTTTGCGGACTGTGTCCGGAAAATCTAAAAAATGGGTAATTTTATCAAAATAAGGTCTTCTATGTCCGTTTGGGTTTAAACGTAACATTTTGCGATAGATAACGGAACCCGTTTGTATTATGGCTACTAAAGGACCAAAAAATATTGAATTTGATTGGATGTTATCGGTGTAATGGCATGGATACGGTACCCGATACTTAGTAGCTGTGCTATAGTTTCTGCACAATTTTGTCTGGGGGGTTCAAAAGGTGCATGGTAGCTTTTATAAAGATTATTAAATTGGTTATTGACCGAACAATGAACTAAGATAACATGTCTTCCGGACCACGCTTGCCCTATTATTGGTTGATTTTGAATGATCCTTATAGTTTTCATATAAACACCGTTCCTAATTAATTGATAAGATAATATATGCTAAAACCCAAAAATTGTAATTGTGAATAAATAGAATTATTTTAAATAAAAAGAGAGTGTTAGTAATAAGGGGAGATGCAGATTTAGGTACAGAAGTCAGTTGTTTTCTCGAATATACCAAGAAACGATAAATATATTATGCAAATTATTATGTTTACAATAAAAATAAATATTTATCACTTTATTCCAATAATAGTGACATTTCATATATTTATATAATTTTTATCGTGCTATTCTATATTCATAAATCAAAAAGGAGTGATGATTTTGCTGGTTTGTGAGTGAAATTGAAACCGTTTTCATCAACAGCAAGAAGATATACTCAGAAAGTTTTTGGGGAATTACTTCGTCAAAATATGGGGGGTACCATCATGGCTGTAAAAGAAAAAACGTTAAAAGAAACTCAATCAGTAGAAGAAACTATTAATCGCCTTGTCGAAAATGGACTAAAAGCATTAAAGGAATTTAGACAACTGGATCAAGCGCAAGTTGATGTAATTGTGGAAAAAATGGCAGTTGCGGGATTAGATCAGCATATGCCTCTTGCAAAACTCGCAGTTGAAGAAACAGGTCGAGGCGTATACGAAGACAAGATTATCAAAAATATTTTTGCAACTGAATACATATATAACGGTATTAAAGATAACAAAACAGTTGGATATATCAACGAAGATAAACATGCAGGTACCTATACAATAGCTGAACCTATCGGGGTCATTGCAGGAGTTACTCCAATCACGAATCCTACATCGACCACAATGTTCAAATCAATTATTACTGCGAAAACGCGAAATCCTATTATTTTTGCTTTCCATCCATCTGCTCAAAGATGTAGCAGTGAGGCAGCAAGAGTAGTACGTGATGCCGCTATCGCTGCAGGCGCTCCCGAACATTGCATTCAATGGATCGAAGCTCCATCTTTAGAAGCAACCAAACTATTAATGAACCATCCAAAAATTTCACTTATTTTAGCAACTGGTGGCTCTGGTATGGTTAAATCAGCGTATAGCTCTGGTAAACCAGCACTTGGTGTTGGACCAGGTAACGTACCGTGTTATATTGAAAAATCTGCTAACATCAGACGAGCAGTAAATGATTTAATTTTATCAAAAACATTTGATAATGGAATGATTTGTGCATCTGAGCAAGCGGTAATCATTGATAAAGAGATCTATGCGGATGTAAAAAAAGAAATGATTGCTAACGATTGTTACTTTTTAACTGAAGAAGAAAAGAAAATGGTAGAAAAGCTTGTTATTAATGAAAACACATGTGCTGTAAATGCCGAAATAGTTGGAAGACCTGCACCTGAAATTGCCCGTCTAGCTGGGGTGATTGTTCCTGAATCAGTAAAGATATTAGTTGCTGAATTAAAGGGAGTTGGAGCAAATTATCCGCTATCACGTGAAAAGTTAAGCCCAGTTCTAGCTTGTTATAAAGTGAACAGTTTAGAGGAAGGGTTGACAAGAGCGGAAGAAATGCTAGCATTTGGTGGTTTAGGACATTCAGCTGTTCTTCATAGCAATGATGATGAAGTAATAAAACAGTTTGGATATAGAATGCAAGCAGGCCGTATTATTCTGAATGCTCCATCATCGCAAGGAGCAATCGGGGATATTTATAATGCATACATTCCATCGCTAACTCTTGGTTGTGGATCCTATGGTGGAAACTCTGTTTCTACAAACGTTGGAACCGTTCATTTGGTTAATACAAAAATGATGGCAAAGAGAAATACGAATATGCAATGGTTTAAAATTCCACCAAAATTGTTTTTCTATAAACACAGCACACAGTATTTGGCGAAAATGGAAGGTATCTCAAGGGCTATAATTGTAACGGATCCAGGTATGGTGAAATTAGGGTATGTCGATACAATTCTTCATTACCTGAAACAACGTACTAACCAGGTAGCTGTAGAAATTTTCTCTGAAGTAGAGCCGGATCCATCGCTCGACACTGTTGTAAAAGGTGTAGAAAAGATGATAAACTTCCAGCCAGATGTTATTATCGCACTTGGCGGCGGCTCTGCAATGGATGCTGCGAAAGGAATGCACTTATTCTATGAGCATCCAGAGGTCGATTTCTTTGGTATTAAACAGAAGTTCCTGGATATTCGAAAAAGAGTTGTAAAGTTTCCGAAATCTGGTACAAAAACAAAATTTGTTGCGATCCCTACTACATCTGGAACTGGGTCAGAGGTAACATCTTTCTCTGTTATCACTGACAAAAAAGTAGGCATGAAGTATCCGCTGGCTGATTACGAGTTAACACCAGATGTAGCGATCATTGACCCGCAATTTGTTATGACAGTACCGAAGGCAATCACTGCTGATACAGGGATGGATGTACTCACCCATGCGATTGAAGCTTATGTTTCAGTGTTCGCAAATGACTACACTGACGGATTAGCAATGAAAGCAATCCAACTAGTGTTCGAATATCTTCCAAAAGCATACCATAATGGAAGTGATGAATTAGCTCGTGAAAAAATGCATAATGCATCTACAATCGCAGGAATGGCGTTTACGAATGCATTCTTGGGTATCAATCACAGCTTAGCACACAAGCTTGGCTCTGAATTCCATATTCCACATGGACGTGCTAATACGATCGTGTTGCCACATGTAATTCGCTATAATGCTTCGAAACCAACAAAATTTGTTGGATTCCCACATTATGAAAGATTTATCGCTCATGAAAGATATGCTGAAATTGCTAGAATGCTTGGCTTACCAGCTAGCACAACTCAAGAAGGCGTTGAAAGCCTAGTCCAAGCCATTATTAAAATGACAAAGGAATTTGGAATGCCGACTACTCTTGAAGCAGCCGGAGTTGACAAAAAAGAGTTTGACCAGAAAGTAGACTGGTTAGCAGAACGTGCATTTGAGGACCAATGTACTACTGCAAATCCTAGATATCCACTTGTAACTGAACTAGCTGGTATCTACCGTAAAGCGTTTTAACAAAATCCAGTATGAAACCTTGCCAGATATCGGCAAGGTTTTTTCTAAGTCTTAATTTTTAAACAAAAATCAGATACAAGATTATTTTATCCACAGTCTTTCCTATAAGACTGTGGTTTTTGTTATTGGGCACCCATAAAAAAGAATTTTAATAGATTTCTTTGAATTTTTTGGGTGTAGACGAAGCTTCTACATCGGAGTATAGTAATCTGCATGAGTTAAGGTAAAACAGGAGGAACTATATGTTTGGATTAGCGTTGCCTAAATCATTCTTGCAGATGAATACTATATTTATTTCGATTTTAATAGAAGCCTTACCATTTGTTACATTGGGAGTGTTAATTTCTGGAGTTATCCAGATTTTTCTAACGGAAGAAATGATTGCTAAAATTATCCCGAAAAATAGGATACTGGCA of the Bacillus sp. 1NLA3E genome contains:
- a CDS encoding VOC family protein translates to MTMRLNPYLMMNGNAKQAIQFYETALDAKVIFTQEFGEMPGNPNAPLPDEAKELVSHAMIRIGETDLMFSDNFPGQQSQSGNQVTICITSDDIEKSKQIYEALQQEGEVKMPIQETFFSPAYAIVTDKFGITFQIFTEGKQ
- a CDS encoding DinB family protein, giving the protein MEKLIFNHMETVRGMTELLFQKIPEDIANEVPNGFNNNIRWNFGHIVFVQEKLVIERLGEEPKIPKDFVAFFGGGTKPTDWMDTPPTISEILTAMTEQRTRIKDILSGRLNEPLLNPFKTKAGFTFNTTGEILLFSIYHEALHVETIKRMYQILK
- a CDS encoding HAD family hydrolase, which gives rise to MEKAFIFDMDGVIINSEPIHDMVDIEVATEFKIHLDHYRLQRYVGMRARDVWESIINEDQLPLKVEQLLLIADKRKVNFIEASYIQPIKGITGLLQQLKESNYRIALASSSSIEMIEAILNKLGIDSYFEFKVSGDEVNIGKPAPDIYLETARRLNVLPNNCTVLEDSEHGIEAGNAAGMKTIGFANPGSGNQDLTKANYIVNSIEDVFGLI
- a CDS encoding GNAT family N-acetyltransferase is translated as MLKIRNVEMKDLPELVVIENLCFTKEEAASKEAFTSRIQIIPDSFFVAEKDGVIVGLVNGPVIETPFITDDLFDNIKANPASGGHQSILGLAVSPNIQKKGVASSLLAHLEKEARANIRETVTLTCKENLIRFYEKYGYINSGLSSSGHGGVTWHNMMKKLI
- a CDS encoding GNAT family N-acetyltransferase, with amino-acid sequence MEKLINITFDDINQPGRVVYENDLYIQVQDPEMLQMYDYNFIQFKRLPSLVEFKEAAAYLRAYHFINGQNHVKFYFSSNEKLTSELKEYFINMYYCFSYLELYAIQPDQFPPVDDDFEIEIQPVSNENFQSFIKFHYEKDLENGSEFAAQKRGMNVRNFQNEKVMQLIAFFNGIPAGTLDVYIRENTAEIDSLFVRPSFQKKGIGSMLQKFVMNQFFDKTVILVADGEDTPREMYRKQHYQYLGFKYVVMKIF
- a CDS encoding amidohydrolase family protein, producing MKIFDSHFHIIDQKFPLIPNQGFEPDYFNCQDYLHSVNSLEIIGGAIISGSFQGFDQLYLENALQTLGDLFVGVTQLPYNTPDDELFRLNNLGVRALRFNVNRGGSEDISHIDYFSRRVYELVNWHTELYIHSNALAEISPIITKLPAVSIDHLGLSKSGFPMLLSLVEKGIRVKATGFGRIDFDPSEAIRKIHSVNPDALMFGTDLPSTRAKRPFQFSDIDLIFNTLSEEQASKVLFKNALNWYRKSS
- a CDS encoding MFS transporter; amino-acid sequence: MYDNKESSVIEGKPTGSIFANRIVLAIMTSNFLLQLGIWVRNFAILLYVTEITDNDPVYVSLISVAEFAPIFLFSFIGGTFADRWKPKLTMVTCDILSAVSVFVVLITLVYGSWQTIFFATLVSAILSQFSMPSAMRLLKQHVPGEQLQSVMAMFQSLMAIFMVIGPVIGGFVYQKFGIYTSIGVMGTMFLLSGFVLMLLPRDFEKEKLEEESNFKKELVDGFRYVFSNKVLKAMGAIFAVCGLAIGLISPLMIFVTIENLGKTKDFLQWLLMANGAGMLVGGGVVMAFSKKISPQKLLGIGIFASMVATIGIGWSTSVVITILFQIFNGLFFPCIHIGINTLILKNTDVLFVGRVNGVLNPLFMGMMVIGMSASGILKVPLTLFGVYSVSGVLLLIGVFLTVPLFKIEDDSLLQPVVDEKD
- a CDS encoding TIGR01777 family oxidoreductase, which produces MKIVIAGGSGFIGQKLVDFLLSEGHEIVILTRRPKKDTRGVTYVKWLEEGANPENEIGSADVFINLAGVSINDGRWTKKHQKQIYESRMTATDELLRIIAALSEKPSVLINASAIGIYPASVEDVYTEDSKEMANDFLARTVHDWEKKASIAESVGVRVALLRFGVVLGNEGGALPLMTMPYKLFVGGTIGSGKQWVSWVHVVDVVRAIAFAVENDRLKGPVNVTSPSPKRMEDFGKVIGLCLKSPHWLPVPSILMKLALGKKSALVLEGQYVVPEVLMKNGFSFLFPNLESALGDLLTKTK
- the adhE gene encoding bifunctional acetaldehyde-CoA/alcohol dehydrogenase, whose amino-acid sequence is MAVKEKTLKETQSVEETINRLVENGLKALKEFRQLDQAQVDVIVEKMAVAGLDQHMPLAKLAVEETGRGVYEDKIIKNIFATEYIYNGIKDNKTVGYINEDKHAGTYTIAEPIGVIAGVTPITNPTSTTMFKSIITAKTRNPIIFAFHPSAQRCSSEAARVVRDAAIAAGAPEHCIQWIEAPSLEATKLLMNHPKISLILATGGSGMVKSAYSSGKPALGVGPGNVPCYIEKSANIRRAVNDLILSKTFDNGMICASEQAVIIDKEIYADVKKEMIANDCYFLTEEEKKMVEKLVINENTCAVNAEIVGRPAPEIARLAGVIVPESVKILVAELKGVGANYPLSREKLSPVLACYKVNSLEEGLTRAEEMLAFGGLGHSAVLHSNDDEVIKQFGYRMQAGRIILNAPSSQGAIGDIYNAYIPSLTLGCGSYGGNSVSTNVGTVHLVNTKMMAKRNTNMQWFKIPPKLFFYKHSTQYLAKMEGISRAIIVTDPGMVKLGYVDTILHYLKQRTNQVAVEIFSEVEPDPSLDTVVKGVEKMINFQPDVIIALGGGSAMDAAKGMHLFYEHPEVDFFGIKQKFLDIRKRVVKFPKSGTKTKFVAIPTTSGTGSEVTSFSVITDKKVGMKYPLADYELTPDVAIIDPQFVMTVPKAITADTGMDVLTHAIEAYVSVFANDYTDGLAMKAIQLVFEYLPKAYHNGSDELAREKMHNASTIAGMAFTNAFLGINHSLAHKLGSEFHIPHGRANTIVLPHVIRYNASKPTKFVGFPHYERFIAHERYAEIARMLGLPASTTQEGVESLVQAIIKMTKEFGMPTTLEAAGVDKKEFDQKVDWLAERAFEDQCTTANPRYPLVTELAGIYRKAF